The window GTGAGGTCCACTACGCGAAGGTTATGCTGGACGCCATCTTCGGCCGCGAGTGTTTCCTGAACGAGATCATCTGGGCCTACGACTACGGTGCCCGGGCAAAATACCGCTGGCCTACCAAACACGACAACATCCTCGTCTACGTCAAGAACCCTGCGAAATACCACTTCGACAGCGCTGAAGTGGACCGGGAGCCCTACATGGCGCCGGGACTCGTCACCCCCGCCAAGCGGGAGCTCGGCAAGCTGCCCACCGACGTCTGGTGGCACACGATCGTGTCCCCCACGGGCAAGGAGAAGACCGGCTACCCGACGCAGAAGCCCGAGGGGCTGATCCGACGTGTGGTCGCGGCCTCCAGCCGCCCCGGTGACTGGTGCCTGGACTTCTTCGCCGGCTCCGGCACCCTCGGCGCCGTGGCCGCGAAGCTCGACCGCAGGTTCGTCTGCGTGGACCAGAACCAGCCGGCCATTGATGTGATGGCCAAGCGGCTCGCCCCGCACGCCAGCTTCAGCGCCTTCCCGGGCACCTGACCCCGGTTGCGCTATCACTCCGAGTGCCTATTCCGGCCCGCTGGGAACCAAAACTGATAGCGAATCGGGCGGGGTGGTGACCTGCCCGCTCAGCGCACCACGGAGGACCCGGTTCCCATCTCCTCGATTCGGGCCAGGACGTCCGGCGCGGTGAGGTTCTCCCCCAGCAGGTTCGGTTTCCCGGCGCCGTGGTAATCGGAGCAACCGGTAACCAGCAGCCCGTGCCGGTCCGCGAGTTTGCGCAAGAAGGCCCTGCCCTCCTCCGGATTGTCCCGATGGTCGATTTCCAGTCCCGCCAGCCCGGCGTCGATCATCTCCCGGTAGGTCCGTTCCCCCACGATCCGGCCGCGGGATGACGCCACCGGGTGCGCGAACACCGGAACCCCGCCGGCGTCGCGGACCAACTCCACGGCGAGCGCGGGATCCGGCGCATAGTGCTGCACCCAGTAGCGGGAGTGCGAGGTCAGGATCGAGTCAAAGGCCTCGCCGCGGTCCGCGACCACACCCGCGGCGACGAGGGCATCGGCAATGTGCGGCCTGCCGAGGGTGGCTCCCGGCGCTACGTGGTGGATGACGTCGTCCCAGCTCAGCGGATAGTCCTCGGCGAGCAGGCTGACCATCCGCTCGGCCCGGGTGAAGCGGGCATCCTTGGCCTTGGTGATTTCCTCCAGCAGCCCGGGGTGCGCCGGGTCGTGCAGGTAGCAGAGGAGGTGGACGCTGATGCCCTCCGTCGTCCGGCAGGAAATTTCCATCCCGGGAACCAGAGCAATGCCGTGCCCGCGGGCAGCGAGGGAAGCTTCGGCCCAGCCGTCAGTTGAGTCATGGTCGGTCAGCGCGACGACGTCGAGGCCCGCATCCGCGGCGGAGGCCATCACCGCCCCGGGCGCTTGGGTACCGTCGGAAACATTCGAGTGGGCATGCAGGTCTATCCTCACCCCACCAGCCTAGTAGATCGCCGCCAGGCCGGCCGGGCGCCCGGACCGCGGCCGTCAGTGCTTTGCAGGCCACCACCCTAGGTCAGCGTGCGTTTGCGGACACCGCCGACCGCACCTGGTCAAACCGGTCCACCAGGGCCTGTTTTTCGGTACTCGTGTACTGGTGATGCTCGATGCTCTCGCGCAGCTCCGCCAGTCGGGACTGCAGGGCGTGGTGCTGGGCGCCGAGGTGGTCGCACCAGTTGACCTCTTCGAACAGCGTCAAAAGGCGTAAGCCGACTTCCACGTCCTGCATGCCGTAGTGGCGGATCTGCGACACGGCGGTGCCGAGGAAATGGTCAAAGCCGGGTCGAGCGACGATGGCCCGGACCCGGCCATCCGCATCCTGGACCACGTGGTCGCAGAGCTCCCGTTCCATCAGCATGCACAGCAGGCTGGACAGGTGGCCAATGACATGCACGGCCGTCGTGGGGTCGTTGGTGCCCGGTGAAAGTGCCCGGGCTCCGACGTCCGCCAATTGCCGGAATCCAAAAACCGGATCCTGATCATTCGTCCGTTCAAAGCCCACCGTCACGACGTCGGCCAGCTGCCGGGTGAGGTCCTCAAGCTCTGCGGACGTGAACGGCTCCCGTGCGGCGCCAGCCCAGGCCGTGGCGAACGGAACACCGGCTATCAGGGAGTCCCCCGCCCACACATCGATCCGGACCACGGCGCCACGTT is drawn from Micrococcaceae bacterium Sec5.8 and contains these coding sequences:
- a CDS encoding PHP domain-containing protein, which encodes MRIDLHAHSNVSDGTQAPGAVMASAADAGLDVVALTDHDSTDGWAEASLAARGHGIALVPGMEISCRTTEGISVHLLCYLHDPAHPGLLEEITKAKDARFTRAERMVSLLAEDYPLSWDDVIHHVAPGATLGRPHIADALVAAGVVADRGEAFDSILTSHSRYWVQHYAPDPALAVELVRDAGGVPVFAHPVASSRGRIVGERTYREMIDAGLAGLEIDHRDNPEEGRAFLRKLADRHGLLVTGCSDYHGAGKPNLLGENLTAPDVLARIEEMGTGSSVVR
- a CDS encoding site-specific DNA-methyltransferase translates to MTDTVWAPDGSNLVVHADNAVYLPTLPDGAFTLIYVDPPFNTGRVQKRQETKMVLNAGGAGDRVGFKGRSYDTIKGALHKYDDAFSDYWTFLEPRLLEAWRLLADDGTLYLHLDYREVHYAKVMLDAIFGRECFLNEIIWAYDYGARAKYRWPTKHDNILVYVKNPAKYHFDSAEVDREPYMAPGLVTPAKRELGKLPTDVWWHTIVSPTGKEKTGYPTQKPEGLIRRVVAASSRPGDWCLDFFAGSGTLGAVAAKLDRRFVCVDQNQPAIDVMAKRLAPHASFSAFPGT